One stretch of Glycine soja cultivar W05 chromosome 7, ASM419377v2, whole genome shotgun sequence DNA includes these proteins:
- the LOC114418045 gene encoding galactoside 2-alpha-L-fucosyltransferase-like isoform X3 translates to MNSTASEIEGKVERGTDRNVTAELLNGGVKDLQERSQNNFATEGRSENITAAYAGSKNASLASSTNVSTTEPVNLDDNDKLLGGLLTSGFDEASCKSRMQSHLYRKASPHKPSPYLISKLRKYEEIHRRCGPNTRDYDKSMKKIVSSKNNGAATKCKYIIWNTANGLGNQMISIAATFLYAILTDRVLLVKFNKDKHGLFCEPFLNSTWILPQKSPFSSWNEHNTETYQTMLDKDRASNSKKGLPSVLFINLQFSFENPEKYFHCDHSQDLLRKIPMLILRSDQYYVPSMFMNPFFNLEIANMFPERDIIFHHLGRYLFHPSNDAWELISSYYQAHLASASERIGLQIRVFNAATTPKQAIMNLVLSCTLQQKILPEVDLKTSVSSAGKNMTTVKAVLVASLHKEYGDNLRSMYLKKATVSGEVIEVYQPSHEGKQKFNDNGHNLKAWTDMYLLSLSDVLVTTSLSTFGYVAQGLGNLKPWLLYRLVGNHSGDFPRCERDFSTEPCFHMPPKHYCNGEPMNDIVSSFPNLRECKDLRFGVKLAAVNGSM, encoded by the coding sequence GCTCGAAAAACGCTTCACTGGCAAGTTCAACAAATGTGTCAACCACAGAACCTGTTAATCTTGATGACAATGACAAACTGCTTGGGGGACTGTTAACTTCTGGATTTGATGAAGCATCATGCAAAAGTAGGATGCAGTCCCATTTGTACCGCAAAGCTTCTCCTCATAAACCTTCTCCATATTTGATATCTAAACTACGTAAATACGAAGAAATTCATAGAAGGTGCGGACCAAATACTAGAGATTACGACAAAAGCATGAAAAAGATTGTAAGCTCCAAGAACAATGGTGCTGCTACCAAATGTAAGTACATTATCTGGAATACTGCCAATGGTTTGGGGAATCAAATGATTAGCATAGCTGCAACATTTCTTTATGCCATCCTCACTGATCGAGTGCTGcttgtaaaatttaataaagacaAGCATGGCCTATTTTGCGAGCCATTTCTGAATTCAACTTGGATATTGCCGCAGAAGTCCCCCTTTAGTTCTTGGAATGAACACAATACCGAAACATATCAGACCATGCTAGACAAGGATAGGGCTAGCAATTCAAAGAAGGGTTTACCATCTGTTCTGTTTATTAATCTACAATTCAGCTTCGAAAACCCTGAGAAATATTTTCACTGTGATCATAGTCAAGATCTTCTCCGGAAGATCCCTATGTTGATTCTGCGGTCTGATCAATACTATGTCCCATCTATGTTCATGAACCCATTTTTCAACTTGGAGATTGCCAACATGTTCCCAGAGAGAGACATTATTTTCCACCATTTGGGTCGCTACCTGTTTCACCCTTCCAACGATGCATGGGAACTAATCAGCAGTTACTATCAGGCACACTTGGCCAGTGCAAGTGAACGGATAGGCTTACAGATAAGAGTATTTAATGCTGCTACTACTCCAAAGCAAGCAATCATGAATCTAGTTTTAAGCTGCACATTACAGCAAAAGATACTGCCAGAAGTGGATTTGAAAACTTCAGTGTCTTCTGCTGGAAAAAACATGACTACTGTAAAAGCAGTTCTTGTGGCATCTTTACATAAAGAGTACGGGGATAATTTACGGAGTATGTATCTGAAGAAAGCAACAGTTAGTGGGGAAGTCATAGAAGTTTATCAGCCAAGTCATGAAGGGAAGCAAAAGTTTAATGATAATGGGCATAACCTAAAAGCATGGACGGATATGTATCTGTTAAGTTTATCAGACGTGTTGGTGACTACCTCTCTCTCAACATTTGGCTACGTTGCTCAAGGATTGGGAAATTTAAAGCCATGGCTTCTCTACAGGCTAGTCGGTAACCATAGCGGCGATTTTCCACGCTGTGAACGGGATTTCTCAACAGAGCCTTGCTTTCATATGCCTCCCAAGCATTACTGCAACGGAGAGCCCATGAATGATATCGTTTCTTCTTTCCCCAATTTGAGGGAGTGCAAGGATTTAAGGTTTGGTGTGAAGCTGGCGGCCGTTAACGGTTCCATGTAG
- the LOC114418045 gene encoding galactoside 2-alpha-L-fucosyltransferase-like isoform X4, giving the protein MNSTASEIGKVERGTDRNVTAELLNGGVKDLQERSQNNFATEGRSENITAAYAGSKNASLASSTNVSTTEPVNLDDNDKLLGGLLTSGFDEASCKSRMQSHLYRKASPHKPSPYLISKLRKYEEIHRRCGPNTRDYDKSMKKIVSSKNNGAATKCKYIIWNTANGLGNQMISIAATFLYAILTDRVLLVKFNKDKHGLFCEPFLNSTWILPQKSPFSSWNEHNTETYQTMLDKDRASNSKKGLPSVLFINLQFSFENPEKYFHCDHSQDLLRKIPMLILRSDQYYVPSMFMNPFFNLEIANMFPERDIIFHHLGRYLFHPSNDAWELISSYYQAHLASASERIGLQIRVFNAATTPKQAIMNLVLSCTLQQKILPEVDLKTSVSSAGKNMTTVKAVLVASLHKEYGDNLRSMYLKKATVSGEVIEVYQPSHEGKQKFNDNGHNLKAWTDMYLLSLSDVLVTTSLSTFGYVAQGLGNLKPWLLYRLVGNHSGDFPRCERDFSTEPCFHMPPKHYCNGEPMNDIVSSFPNLRECKDLRFGVKLAAVNGSM; this is encoded by the coding sequence GCTCGAAAAACGCTTCACTGGCAAGTTCAACAAATGTGTCAACCACAGAACCTGTTAATCTTGATGACAATGACAAACTGCTTGGGGGACTGTTAACTTCTGGATTTGATGAAGCATCATGCAAAAGTAGGATGCAGTCCCATTTGTACCGCAAAGCTTCTCCTCATAAACCTTCTCCATATTTGATATCTAAACTACGTAAATACGAAGAAATTCATAGAAGGTGCGGACCAAATACTAGAGATTACGACAAAAGCATGAAAAAGATTGTAAGCTCCAAGAACAATGGTGCTGCTACCAAATGTAAGTACATTATCTGGAATACTGCCAATGGTTTGGGGAATCAAATGATTAGCATAGCTGCAACATTTCTTTATGCCATCCTCACTGATCGAGTGCTGcttgtaaaatttaataaagacaAGCATGGCCTATTTTGCGAGCCATTTCTGAATTCAACTTGGATATTGCCGCAGAAGTCCCCCTTTAGTTCTTGGAATGAACACAATACCGAAACATATCAGACCATGCTAGACAAGGATAGGGCTAGCAATTCAAAGAAGGGTTTACCATCTGTTCTGTTTATTAATCTACAATTCAGCTTCGAAAACCCTGAGAAATATTTTCACTGTGATCATAGTCAAGATCTTCTCCGGAAGATCCCTATGTTGATTCTGCGGTCTGATCAATACTATGTCCCATCTATGTTCATGAACCCATTTTTCAACTTGGAGATTGCCAACATGTTCCCAGAGAGAGACATTATTTTCCACCATTTGGGTCGCTACCTGTTTCACCCTTCCAACGATGCATGGGAACTAATCAGCAGTTACTATCAGGCACACTTGGCCAGTGCAAGTGAACGGATAGGCTTACAGATAAGAGTATTTAATGCTGCTACTACTCCAAAGCAAGCAATCATGAATCTAGTTTTAAGCTGCACATTACAGCAAAAGATACTGCCAGAAGTGGATTTGAAAACTTCAGTGTCTTCTGCTGGAAAAAACATGACTACTGTAAAAGCAGTTCTTGTGGCATCTTTACATAAAGAGTACGGGGATAATTTACGGAGTATGTATCTGAAGAAAGCAACAGTTAGTGGGGAAGTCATAGAAGTTTATCAGCCAAGTCATGAAGGGAAGCAAAAGTTTAATGATAATGGGCATAACCTAAAAGCATGGACGGATATGTATCTGTTAAGTTTATCAGACGTGTTGGTGACTACCTCTCTCTCAACATTTGGCTACGTTGCTCAAGGATTGGGAAATTTAAAGCCATGGCTTCTCTACAGGCTAGTCGGTAACCATAGCGGCGATTTTCCACGCTGTGAACGGGATTTCTCAACAGAGCCTTGCTTTCATATGCCTCCCAAGCATTACTGCAACGGAGAGCCCATGAATGATATCGTTTCTTCTTTCCCCAATTTGAGGGAGTGCAAGGATTTAAGGTTTGGTGTGAAGCTGGCGGCCGTTAACGGTTCCATGTAG